The Sulfurospirillum sp. UCH001 genome segment CTCATCAACTTTGATTACACCTGTACGGCAAGTATTGGGGGAACTGTATTTAAGGATGATGACAAAACCATCAACGATATTTTAAGAGACGCAGATATGGCGATGTACGAAGTCAAAAAAGAGCATAAAAACGAAATTAAGATCGTTTAAAACCTCTTCCAGCCTTTTGATTGTATCTACACAATTCCACTCTATTTATCAACGGTTTAAACATTTTCTTTATACTGTGGCTACTCAAATTATTTAAAAGCTTATCACTATGATTATGAAAACATTTTCGATTTTAGGAGCGGGGTGGTTAGGATTAGAACTTGCCAAAACACTCAAAGATCAATTTACTATCAAATTATCTGCGCGTAATGAACTGATACAAAAAACACATACAAAGTTAGGATTTGAGTCGTATGTACTCACGGAAGGTATCTATAACAATCTTGATGCCCTTTTCTCTTGTGAGTATCTTTTTATAAACTATCCACCATCTAAATTTAATGATTATCTTCAGTTTATAAACACACTCTCTCAACATCCTCGTTTTTCAACCATTGAAAAAATATTTTTTGTGAGTTCGTCTTCGGTGTATCCGAAAGTTTCTGGAGTGTACGATGAAAAGAGTGAAATCGTCTCTTCATCCAATCCATTATACTATGAAGCCGAAACAAGCCTTCATGGAAAAGTCCATATCATTTTTCGTTGTGCTGGATTGATGGGAGCAGATCGCATCGCAGCGAAATACTACACGAATAAACTTGTTGAAGATGGGAAAAGCCGTGTCAATCACATTCATCGAATCGATGTGATTCGCGCTGTTTTATTTACGATAGATAAAAATCTCAAAGGTATTTTTAACTTATGTGCACCAAAACACCCTACAAAAGAAGAGGTGTTTTTATACCAAAGTGAGCGATGTCATCTCACGCCTCCAAGATTTACAGACAACCTAAAGTGCACACAACGTATTATTGATGGAAGTAAACTTGAACGTCTTGGATTTGAGTACCAGTGTACCGATCCAAGAGAGTTCATCAACTCATCATAGATGATATGAAACTTATTTAAAAAGTACTGAAAAGCTATTCCATCCATTTTGACACGTAAGTCTTAACCTAAAGCCATGCTTTTCAACGATTTTTTTGACAATGCTTAGCCCCAAACCAAACCCTTCCACACCTCTAGCCGCATCGCCTTGGGCAAATGGCTCGCAGTAGTATTCGAGTGGATGTTCAAGCGCTTCTCCCCTGCTTTTAACGCTGATGGTGCGCTCTTTCACTTCAAGGAGTATAGGCTTTTCTATGCCGTATTTTAGGGCATTGTCTATGAGATTTTTAAGCGCAATACTTAGGTAATTAAGATCGCCTTTTATCTCAAAGCTCTCTTCCACGTGAAGCTCTACCAAACTTTCATCTTCAATGAGTGCGCGAGAGAGTGACTCTGAGATGAGTGTTTCTGCATCAAAAGTGGCTAAAGTTAACTGTTCCATATTGGCATTGAGTCTTTCAATGTCTAAGAGTTCTTTGGTAAGCTCATCAACTTGAGTGATGGCCTTTTTAAGGCTTTGCTGATACTTACCCTCGCCTAGCATCTCTAATGCCAATTTGGACTTAGCAAGCGGCGTTCTTAGCTCATGCCCAATGTCACGAAGTAAGCGTTGACGCGAGAAGATAAGTGCTTCAATGTTAGAAGCCATCGCATTAAAGGTATTGGAGAGTGTGTCTAGCTCTTTTGAGCCAAAGCGTTTCATACGCACATCTAAAGCGCCTTCACCAAAGGATTTTAACGTAAGGTTGATCTGTTTTAGAGGAAGAAGAAGTCTTACAATGAGCAAGAAAATCACAACAAGCACGAAAATATCGGCAACGATAAAGTAGGTTACCATCCCTTGAGCGAAAACGCCCTCTTCTTGGTTTTTATCGCGTATGAGCAGGCTTTCATCCAAATAACTCAGCAACAAAAAGTATTGACCTTTGGCATCGACTATGATTTTGACTTCACCAAAAGAGCTACTTTTTTCATACACACTTCTAGAAGTTTCTAATACTCGAGAAGGCTCTGGTATCACTTCAAAGTTAAAGGTTTGAAGCCTTTTGGTAAGGGCTGTTTGATCGTTATTGGCAAGGTCGCGAAAGAGTTCAGTGGAAGCTTGTAGGTACTTCTCTTTTAATAACATTTCCATTTTTGATTGAGTGAGTTGACTGGTTTCGCGTGAGACAAAGAGCATCAATGAGAGGCTGACTAAAAAGAGTAAAAAGAGCTTCGTAAAAATGGACATTTTAACCTACCATTTTGTAGCCAATACCCCAAACGGATTTGATGTATTTTGGATTTTTCGGATCATCGCCTATTTTAGCGCGTAAGTTGCTGATGTGCATATCGACGGTGCGATCTTTGGAGTTGTAACCGATGCCATTGATGGCATTAAAAATCACTTCGCGTGAAAAAACTTTGCCTTGATTAGAAAGGAGTAAAAGCAAGATGTCAAACTCTATTTTGGTAAGATCGAGCGCATAGCCTTCCAAAGAGACTTCCATTTTCGCTTCATCAATTTCAAAATCCCCTATTTTCTTTTTTGCAGGAACGTTTCTTCTAAGATAGGAGTTGATTTTTAAAACGAGTTCACGTGGTTCATAAGGCTTTGCGAGGTAATCATCGGCTCCCACGCCATAGCCTAAGATTTTATCGCTGAGTTCATTGCGAGCGGAAGAGATGATGATGTGCGCATCACTCATGGAGCGAATCTCTTTGCAGACATCGAAACCATCCATTTGAGGAAGCATCAAATCCAGCACGATGATTTTATACTCACTTAGATGGTTTTTAAGATATGCAAGTGCCTCTTTAGGTTTGTCAAACGCTTGAACATCAAAGTCATAGTTTTGCAGATAATCTGCTATAAGTGAGCTCATCTCCAAATCATCTTCAATAAGTAGAATTTTTTCGCTCATTCGACTTCCCACTCTTCAAGATTGTGTGCAAATTTTTTGCGTTGCTCGTTATTTAAGAGATTGTGCATCTGGACTAAAAAACGACTCTCTATGGCATTGGCTTTTTGGAAAATCGATTCATTGATTTTTTGAACATCTTCTTCATTTAACACTTCGCGTGTTAGCAAACGCTCTTTTTCATCTTCCATTTTCTCTTTAAACTCACGAAAAGTCTTAATCTCCACACGGTACTGTTTTATCATACTTTTCGCGATCTCTTTTTGCTCCGATGTCAATTCCAAATAGGAGAGATCT includes the following:
- a CDS encoding response regulator transcription factor; this translates as MSEKILLIEDDLEMSSLIADYLQNYDFDVQAFDKPKEALAYLKNHLSEYKIIVLDLMLPQMDGFDVCKEIRSMSDAHIIISSARNELSDKILGYGVGADDYLAKPYEPRELVLKINSYLRRNVPAKKKIGDFEIDEAKMEVSLEGYALDLTKIEFDILLLLLSNQGKVFSREVIFNAINGIGYNSKDRTVDMHISNLRAKIGDDPKNPKYIKSVWGIGYKMVG
- a CDS encoding ArsS family sensor histidine kinase, with protein sequence MSIFTKLFLLFLVSLSLMLFVSRETSQLTQSKMEMLLKEKYLQASTELFRDLANNDQTALTKRLQTFNFEVIPEPSRVLETSRSVYEKSSSFGEVKIIVDAKGQYFLLLSYLDESLLIRDKNQEEGVFAQGMVTYFIVADIFVLVVIFLLIVRLLLPLKQINLTLKSFGEGALDVRMKRFGSKELDTLSNTFNAMASNIEALIFSRQRLLRDIGHELRTPLAKSKLALEMLGEGKYQQSLKKAITQVDELTKELLDIERLNANMEQLTLATFDAETLISESLSRALIEDESLVELHVEESFEIKGDLNYLSIALKNLIDNALKYGIEKPILLEVKERTISVKSRGEALEHPLEYYCEPFAQGDAARGVEGFGLGLSIVKKIVEKHGFRLRLTCQNGWNSFSVLFK